The Odocoileus virginianus isolate 20LAN1187 ecotype Illinois chromosome 3, Ovbor_1.2, whole genome shotgun sequence genome includes a window with the following:
- the SEPTIN8 gene encoding septin-8 isoform X8, with translation MNTLFNTTFETEEASHHEECVRLRPQTYDLQESNVQLKLTIVDAVGFGDQINKDESYRPIVDYIDAQFENYLQEELKIRRSLFDYHDTRIHVCLYFITPTGHSLKSLDLVTMKKLDSKVNIIPIIAKADTISKSELHKFKIKIMGELVSNGVQIYQFPTDDEAVAEINAVMNAHLPFAVVGSTEEVKVGNKLVRARQYPWGVVQVENENHCDFVKLREMLIRVNMEDLREQTHSRHYELYRRCKLEEMGFQDSDGDSQPFSLQETYEAKRKEFLSELQRKEEEMRQMFVNKVKETELELKEKERELHEKFEHLKRVHQEEKRKVEEKRRELEEETNAFNRRKAAVEALQTQALHATSQQPLRKDKDKKN, from the exons ATGAACACACTTTTCAACACGACCTTTGAGACCGAGGAAGCCAGTCACCATGAGGAGTGTGTGCGCCTGCGGCCCCAGACTTACGACCTCCAAGAGAGCAACGTGCAGCTCAAGCTGACCATCGTGGATGCCGTGGGCTTTGGAGACCAGATCAATAAGGATGAGAG TTACAGGCCCATAGTCGACTATATCGATGCGCAGTTTGAAAACTACCTGCAGGAGGAGCTGAAGATCCGCCGTTCGCTCTTCGACTACCATGACACGAGGATCCATGTCTGTCTCTACTTCATCACACCCACGGGGCACTCCCTCAAGTCGCTGGATCTGGTGACCATGAAGAAACTGGACAGCAAG GTGAACATTATTCCCATCATTGCCAAAGCTGACACCATCTCCAAGAGTGAGCTCCACAAGTTCAAGATCAAGATCATGGGTGAGCTGGTCAGCAATGGGGTCCAGATCTACCAGTTTCCCACGGATGACGAAGCTGTTGCCGAGATTAACGCAGTCATGAAC GCACACCTGCCCTTTGCCGTGGTGGGCAGCACCGAGGAGGTGAAGGTGGGGAACAAACTGGTGCGAGCGCGACAGTACCCTTGGGGAGTGGTGCAGG TGGAGAACGAGAATCACTGCGACTTCGTGAAGCTCCGGGAGATGTTGATCCGGGTGAACATGGAGGACCTCCGCGAGCAGACACACAGTCGGCACTATGAGCTCTACCGGCGCTGCAAATTGGAGGAGATGGGCTTCCAGGACAGTGATGGTGACAGCCAGCCTTTCAG CCTCCAGGAAACATATGAGGCCAAGAGGAAGGAGTTCCTGAGCGAGCtccagaggaaggaggaagagatgaGGCAGATGTTTGTCAACAAAGTGAAGGAGACGGAGCTGGAactgaaggagaaggagagagag CTCCACGAGAAATTCGAGCACCTCAAGCGGGTGCACCAGGAGGAGAAGCGCAAGGTGGAGGAGAAGCGCCGGGAACTGGAGGAGGAGACCAACGCCTTCAACCGCAGGAAGGCAGCAGTGGAGGCCCTGCAGACTCAGGCCCTGCACGCCACCTCGCAGCAGCCTCTGAGGAAGGACAAGGACAAGAAGAA ttaa
- the SEPTIN8 gene encoding septin-8 isoform X2 has protein sequence MNTLFNTTFETEEASHHEECVRLRPQTYDLQESNVQLKLTIVDAVGFGDQINKDESYRPIVDYIDAQFENYLQEELKIRRSLFDYHDTRIHVCLYFITPTGHSLKSLDLVTMKKLDSKVNIIPIIAKADTISKSELHKFKIKIMGELVSNGVQIYQFPTDDEAVAEINAVMNAHLPFAVVGSTEEVKVGNKLVRARQYPWGVVQVENENHCDFVKLREMLIRVNMEDLREQTHSRHYELYRRCKLEEMGFQDSDGDSQPFSLQETYEAKRKEFLSELQRKEEEMRQMFVNKVKETELELKEKERELHEKFEHLKRVHQEEKRKVEEKRRELEEETNAFNRRKAAVEALQTQALHATSQQPLRKDKDKKNPLKSWVEKAGPHRQGVTPERILGSQGRSIRPGDGQGLGMSAFSRQIPKAPVVSA, from the exons ATGAACACACTTTTCAACACGACCTTTGAGACCGAGGAAGCCAGTCACCATGAGGAGTGTGTGCGCCTGCGGCCCCAGACTTACGACCTCCAAGAGAGCAACGTGCAGCTCAAGCTGACCATCGTGGATGCCGTGGGCTTTGGAGACCAGATCAATAAGGATGAGAG TTACAGGCCCATAGTCGACTATATCGATGCGCAGTTTGAAAACTACCTGCAGGAGGAGCTGAAGATCCGCCGTTCGCTCTTCGACTACCATGACACGAGGATCCATGTCTGTCTCTACTTCATCACACCCACGGGGCACTCCCTCAAGTCGCTGGATCTGGTGACCATGAAGAAACTGGACAGCAAG GTGAACATTATTCCCATCATTGCCAAAGCTGACACCATCTCCAAGAGTGAGCTCCACAAGTTCAAGATCAAGATCATGGGTGAGCTGGTCAGCAATGGGGTCCAGATCTACCAGTTTCCCACGGATGACGAAGCTGTTGCCGAGATTAACGCAGTCATGAAC GCACACCTGCCCTTTGCCGTGGTGGGCAGCACCGAGGAGGTGAAGGTGGGGAACAAACTGGTGCGAGCGCGACAGTACCCTTGGGGAGTGGTGCAGG TGGAGAACGAGAATCACTGCGACTTCGTGAAGCTCCGGGAGATGTTGATCCGGGTGAACATGGAGGACCTCCGCGAGCAGACACACAGTCGGCACTATGAGCTCTACCGGCGCTGCAAATTGGAGGAGATGGGCTTCCAGGACAGTGATGGTGACAGCCAGCCTTTCAG CCTCCAGGAAACATATGAGGCCAAGAGGAAGGAGTTCCTGAGCGAGCtccagaggaaggaggaagagatgaGGCAGATGTTTGTCAACAAAGTGAAGGAGACGGAGCTGGAactgaaggagaaggagagagag CTCCACGAGAAATTCGAGCACCTCAAGCGGGTGCACCAGGAGGAGAAGCGCAAGGTGGAGGAGAAGCGCCGGGAACTGGAGGAGGAGACCAACGCCTTCAACCGCAGGAAGGCAGCAGTGGAGGCCCTGCAGACTCAGGCCCTGCACGCCACCTCGCAGCAGCCTCTGAGGAAGGACAAGGACAAGAAGAA CCCCCTCAAGAGCTGGGTGGAGAAGGCTGGGCCACACAGGCAGGGAGTGACCCCTGAGAGGATCCTAGGGTCTCAGGGAAGGTCCATCAGGCCAGGAGATGGTCAGGGCCTGGGAATGTCAGCATTTTCCAGACAGATTCCAAAAGCTCCTGTGGTTTCTGCTTAG
- the SEPTIN8 gene encoding septin-8 isoform X6, with translation MNTLFNTTFETEEASHHEECVRLRPQTYDLQESNVQLKLTIVDAVGFGDQINKDERPIVDYIDAQFENYLQEELKIRRSLFDYHDTRIHVCLYFITPTGHSLKSLDLVTMKKLDSKVNIIPIIAKADTISKSELHKFKIKIMGELVSNGVQIYQFPTDDEAVAEINAVMNAHLPFAVVGSTEEVKVGNKLVRARQYPWGVVQVENENHCDFVKLREMLIRVNMEDLREQTHSRHYELYRRCKLEEMGFQDSDGDSQPFSLQETYEAKRKEFLSELQRKEEEMRQMFVNKVKETELELKEKERELHEKFEHLKRVHQEEKRKVEEKRRELEEETNAFNRRKAAVEALQTQALHATSQQPLRKDKDKKKASGWSSIYSVTIP, from the exons ATGAACACACTTTTCAACACGACCTTTGAGACCGAGGAAGCCAGTCACCATGAGGAGTGTGTGCGCCTGCGGCCCCAGACTTACGACCTCCAAGAGAGCAACGTGCAGCTCAAGCTGACCATCGTGGATGCCGTGGGCTTTGGAGACCAGATCAATAAGGATGAGAG GCCCATAGTCGACTATATCGATGCGCAGTTTGAAAACTACCTGCAGGAGGAGCTGAAGATCCGCCGTTCGCTCTTCGACTACCATGACACGAGGATCCATGTCTGTCTCTACTTCATCACACCCACGGGGCACTCCCTCAAGTCGCTGGATCTGGTGACCATGAAGAAACTGGACAGCAAG GTGAACATTATTCCCATCATTGCCAAAGCTGACACCATCTCCAAGAGTGAGCTCCACAAGTTCAAGATCAAGATCATGGGTGAGCTGGTCAGCAATGGGGTCCAGATCTACCAGTTTCCCACGGATGACGAAGCTGTTGCCGAGATTAACGCAGTCATGAAC GCACACCTGCCCTTTGCCGTGGTGGGCAGCACCGAGGAGGTGAAGGTGGGGAACAAACTGGTGCGAGCGCGACAGTACCCTTGGGGAGTGGTGCAGG TGGAGAACGAGAATCACTGCGACTTCGTGAAGCTCCGGGAGATGTTGATCCGGGTGAACATGGAGGACCTCCGCGAGCAGACACACAGTCGGCACTATGAGCTCTACCGGCGCTGCAAATTGGAGGAGATGGGCTTCCAGGACAGTGATGGTGACAGCCAGCCTTTCAG CCTCCAGGAAACATATGAGGCCAAGAGGAAGGAGTTCCTGAGCGAGCtccagaggaaggaggaagagatgaGGCAGATGTTTGTCAACAAAGTGAAGGAGACGGAGCTGGAactgaaggagaaggagagagag CTCCACGAGAAATTCGAGCACCTCAAGCGGGTGCACCAGGAGGAGAAGCGCAAGGTGGAGGAGAAGCGCCGGGAACTGGAGGAGGAGACCAACGCCTTCAACCGCAGGAAGGCAGCAGTGGAGGCCCTGCAGACTCAGGCCCTGCACGCCACCTCGCAGCAGCCTCTGAGGAAGGACAAGGACAAGAAGAA agcCAGTGGCTGGTCTTCCATTTACAGTGTCACTATTCCTTGA
- the SEPTIN8 gene encoding septin-8 isoform X5, which yields MNTLFNTTFETEEASHHEECVRLRPQTYDLQESNVQLKLTIVDAVGFGDQINKDESYRPIVDYIDAQFENYLQEELKIRRSLFDYHDTRIHVCLYFITPTGHSLKSLDLVTMKKLDSKVNIIPIIAKADTISKSELHKFKIKIMGELVSNGVQIYQFPTDDEAVAEINAVMNAHLPFAVVGSTEEVKVGNKLVRARQYPWGVVQVENENHCDFVKLREMLIRVNMEDLREQTHSRHYELYRRCKLEEMGFQDSDGDSQPFSLQETYEAKRKEFLSELQRKEEEMRQMFVNKVKETELELKEKERELHEKFEHLKRVHQEEKRKVEEKRRELEEETNAFNRRKAAVEALQTQALHATSQQPLRKDKDKKKASGWSSIYSVTIP from the exons ATGAACACACTTTTCAACACGACCTTTGAGACCGAGGAAGCCAGTCACCATGAGGAGTGTGTGCGCCTGCGGCCCCAGACTTACGACCTCCAAGAGAGCAACGTGCAGCTCAAGCTGACCATCGTGGATGCCGTGGGCTTTGGAGACCAGATCAATAAGGATGAGAG TTACAGGCCCATAGTCGACTATATCGATGCGCAGTTTGAAAACTACCTGCAGGAGGAGCTGAAGATCCGCCGTTCGCTCTTCGACTACCATGACACGAGGATCCATGTCTGTCTCTACTTCATCACACCCACGGGGCACTCCCTCAAGTCGCTGGATCTGGTGACCATGAAGAAACTGGACAGCAAG GTGAACATTATTCCCATCATTGCCAAAGCTGACACCATCTCCAAGAGTGAGCTCCACAAGTTCAAGATCAAGATCATGGGTGAGCTGGTCAGCAATGGGGTCCAGATCTACCAGTTTCCCACGGATGACGAAGCTGTTGCCGAGATTAACGCAGTCATGAAC GCACACCTGCCCTTTGCCGTGGTGGGCAGCACCGAGGAGGTGAAGGTGGGGAACAAACTGGTGCGAGCGCGACAGTACCCTTGGGGAGTGGTGCAGG TGGAGAACGAGAATCACTGCGACTTCGTGAAGCTCCGGGAGATGTTGATCCGGGTGAACATGGAGGACCTCCGCGAGCAGACACACAGTCGGCACTATGAGCTCTACCGGCGCTGCAAATTGGAGGAGATGGGCTTCCAGGACAGTGATGGTGACAGCCAGCCTTTCAG CCTCCAGGAAACATATGAGGCCAAGAGGAAGGAGTTCCTGAGCGAGCtccagaggaaggaggaagagatgaGGCAGATGTTTGTCAACAAAGTGAAGGAGACGGAGCTGGAactgaaggagaaggagagagag CTCCACGAGAAATTCGAGCACCTCAAGCGGGTGCACCAGGAGGAGAAGCGCAAGGTGGAGGAGAAGCGCCGGGAACTGGAGGAGGAGACCAACGCCTTCAACCGCAGGAAGGCAGCAGTGGAGGCCCTGCAGACTCAGGCCCTGCACGCCACCTCGCAGCAGCCTCTGAGGAAGGACAAGGACAAGAAGAA agcCAGTGGCTGGTCTTCCATTTACAGTGTCACTATTCCTTGA